A portion of the Salmo trutta chromosome 1, fSalTru1.1, whole genome shotgun sequence genome contains these proteins:
- the LOC115199709 gene encoding von Willebrand factor C domain-containing protein 2-like, translated as MMNSRALCLYVALLYPIPKTLTEYSTNTDSEYEFGDYRGKWCIDDHGFVYSIGEVYYPSPSACPCTCTEDGPVCIRPKCPRIHPRCTRIKYKSCCPVCEAVSKVCVYGGKMYRIFEEFRLSRCERCRCEPNREVYCSISDCPAPHCVNPTYEPNHCCPVCYTGPNCFVGDRVISAGERVEIDKQTVCYCTYRDGTWQMHPHATCEQRPLPDPDLNPSPSEPPGEDETKQMDRDFRPRLDWIP; from the exons ATGATGAACAGCCGCGCGCTTTGCCTCTACGTCGCGCTCCTCTACCCGATCCCCAAAACATTGACGGAATACTCAACCAATACTGACTCGGAGTACGAGTTTGGGGATTACCGGGGCAAGTGGTGCATAGACGACCACGGATTTGTGTATAGCATCGGGGAGGTGTACTATCCCAGTCCATCTGCTTGTCCGTGCACCTGCACTGAAGACGGACCCGTGTGCATACGACCCAAGTGTCCTCGCATTCATCCTCGATGTACACGGATTAAATACAAGTCCTGCTGTCCAGTGTGTGAGGCAGTTAGcaaagtgtgtgtatatggtggcAAAATGTACAGAATATTCGAGGAATTCagg TTGTCACGCTGTGAGAGATGTCGTTGCGAGCCCAACAGGGAGGTGTACTGTTCCATCTCTGACTGTCCTGCACCACACTGTGTCAACCCTACATATGAGCCCAaccactgctgtcctgtctgcTACACTG GGCCCAATTGTTTTGTGGGCGACAGAGTGATCTCGGCAGGGGAGCGAGTAGAGATAGACAAGCAGACTGTGTGTTACTGCACCTACCGGGACGGCACCTGGCAGATGCACCCCCATGCCACCTGCGAGCAGCGCCCGCTGCCGGACCCCGATCTCAACCCCAGCCCCTCTGAGCCCCCTGGGGAAGACGAAACCAAGCAGATGGACAGGGACTTCCGCCCCAGGCTGGACTGGATCCCGTGA
- the LOC115199716 gene encoding 60S ribosomal protein L23 gives MSKRGRGGSSGAKFRISLGLPVGAVINCADNTGAKNLYIISVKGIKGRLNRLPAAGVGDMVMATVKKGKPELRKKVHPAVVIRQRKSYRRKDGVFLYFEDNAGVIVNVKGEMKGSAITGPVAKECADLWPRIASNAGSIA, from the exons ATGTCTAAGAGAG GACGTGGTGGGTCATCTGGGGCGAAGTTTCGCATCTCGCTGGGTCTCCCAGTGGGTGCCGTCATCAACTGCGCTGACAACACAG GTGCCAAGAACCTGTACATCATCTCTGTCAAGGGCATCAAGGGACGTCTGAACCGTCTGCCCGCTGCTGGTGTGGGTGACATGGTCATGGCCACTGTCAAGAAAGGCAAACCAGAACTCAGAAAAAAGG TGCATCCTGCAGTTGTGATACGGCAGCGGAAGTCCTATCGGCGAAAGGATGGCGTGTTTCTCTACTTTGAAGACAATGCGGGGGTCATAGTGAATGTCAAAGGAGAAATGAAAG GTTCGGCCATCACAGGACCGGTGGCCAAGGAATGTGCAGACCTGTGGCCCAGGATTGCTTCAAATGCTGGCAGCATAGCGTGA